One genomic window of Mucilaginibacter sp. SJ includes the following:
- a CDS encoding acyl carrier protein: protein MNIQQFVSQFAEQFDEIPTDNFAADTQFKENDEWSSMTALSVIALVDDSYDVRLTGDDIRKSSTIQDIYDIVASRVTAQ, encoded by the coding sequence ATGAATATTCAACAATTTGTCAGTCAATTTGCCGAACAATTCGATGAAATACCTACAGACAATTTTGCTGCAGATACCCAATTTAAAGAAAACGACGAATGGAGCTCAATGACAGCGCTATCCGTAATAGCCCTTGTTGATGACAGTTACGATGTAAGGCTAACCGGCGACGATATCCGCAAATCATCAACTATACAAGATATTTACGATATTGTAGCTTCAAGGGTAACTGCTCAATAA
- a CDS encoding GNAT family N-acetyltransferase, translating to MIFRLVEESDAEFILSLRTDPKLSRHLSPTDNDPEQQRLWIRGYKEREARGEEYYFLFESTSHEPLGVVRLYDFKDKTYNSGSWLIKPGGDILTAIKSDLFISSFALDELGFEQCLFDVRKDNKKVVRFHKMFATQINEDENSLYLMMDRKAYEKKYKYLINIIEPEI from the coding sequence TTGATATTCAGATTGGTTGAAGAAAGCGATGCCGAATTTATTTTAAGCCTGCGAACCGATCCTAAACTATCCAGGCACTTATCGCCAACAGATAACGACCCTGAGCAACAACGCTTATGGATCCGCGGATACAAGGAACGTGAGGCCCGGGGCGAAGAGTATTACTTTTTATTTGAAAGTACCAGCCACGAACCGCTTGGTGTTGTACGTTTATATGACTTTAAGGACAAAACTTACAATAGCGGCAGCTGGCTTATAAAGCCCGGCGGTGATATCTTGACTGCCATCAAATCAGACCTTTTTATCTCATCATTTGCACTGGATGAACTGGGTTTTGAACAATGCCTTTTTGATGTGCGCAAAGACAATAAAAAGGTAGTACGCTTTCATAAAATGTTTGCCACCCAAATAAACGAGGATGAAAATAGTCTATATTTGATGATGGACAGAAAAGCTTATGAAAAAAAATACAAGTACTTAATTAATATAATTGAACCAGAAATATAA
- a CDS encoding sugar 3,4-ketoisomerase — protein MEGKSSTVFDCNIIHLQRIHNRAGNITPVENNIHIPFAVKRVYYLYDIPGGESRAAHGHKQLEQFIVAASGSFDITIDDGINKKTVQLNRPYMGLHIKPGIWRDISNFSSGAICLVLASMLYTEDDYLRDYNRFKNYKSL, from the coding sequence ATGGAAGGTAAATCGTCGACCGTTTTTGACTGTAACATTATCCACTTGCAGCGCATCCACAATCGCGCAGGCAACATCACCCCTGTCGAAAACAATATTCATATTCCGTTTGCTGTTAAACGGGTATATTATTTATATGATATTCCGGGCGGCGAATCACGCGCGGCACACGGACATAAACAACTTGAACAATTTATAGTGGCGGCCAGCGGCAGCTTTGACATTACTATTGATGATGGTATCAACAAAAAAACAGTGCAGTTGAACCGTCCATACATGGGATTGCATATTAAGCCTGGCATCTGGCGCGATATTTCAAATTTTTCGTCGGGCGCTATTTGCCTTGTACTTGCTTCCATGTTATACACTGAAGATGATTATTTAAGAGATTATAACCGATTCAAAAATTACAAATCATTATAA
- a CDS encoding sugar 3,4-ketoisomerase — MEAPHIIQLPKFLDDRGNLSFIEENNHIPFRIERTYWIYDVPGGERRGGHAYLNLQEFIVAISGSFDVVLHDGEKEMRFSLNRSYYGLYVPKMMWREIENFSTNSLALILADDKYKENEYIRDFDQFISSKHGR, encoded by the coding sequence ATGGAAGCTCCGCACATCATACAATTGCCCAAGTTTTTAGATGACAGGGGGAACCTTTCTTTTATTGAAGAAAACAATCATATTCCCTTTAGAATTGAGCGTACCTACTGGATCTATGACGTACCTGGCGGCGAACGGCGGGGCGGCCACGCTTATTTAAATCTGCAGGAATTTATAGTTGCTATTAGCGGCAGCTTCGATGTTGTACTTCATGATGGCGAAAAGGAAATGCGATTTAGCCTTAACCGTTCGTATTATGGGCTATATGTACCCAAAATGATGTGGCGCGAGATCGAGAATTTCTCTACCAATTCGCTGGCCCTGATCCTGGCCGATGATAAGTATAAAGAAAATGAATATATCAGGGATTTTGATCAATTTATAAGCAGCAAACATGGAAGGTAA
- a CDS encoding ABC transporter ATP-binding protein codes for MSKAIKVENLSKAYQLGDFGTGTISRDLERFWARLRGKEDPFLKIGEVNDRTIKGESDVVWSLNDINFEVEQGDAVGIIGRNGAGKSTLLKILSRVTSPTTGSVKLRGRIASLLEVGTGFHPELSGRENIYLNGAILGMRKAEIKQKFDEIVNFSGVERYIDTPVKRYSSGMYVRLAFAVAAHLESEILIVDEVLAVGDAEFQKKCLGKMGQVSKSEGRTVLFVSHNMAAVKTLCNRGIVLANGQLIYENKQLEAVSFYQTNNNTRSTFEHHGDLSSAPGNENIRILKFIIRPLTGDSISISTGVSFEMIFFNQKADINLDATFELKNSDEIPVFHNGVLISTNNNSKTGLYTVRCTIPPNLLNAGNYSFKLIFGENQRYLLFGADDFIGFEVENESKGSNSSLAPGVIHPKLDFTVSYQA; via the coding sequence ATGAGCAAGGCAATAAAAGTTGAAAACCTGTCAAAAGCCTATCAGTTAGGCGATTTTGGCACAGGCACTATCTCCCGCGACCTGGAGCGTTTTTGGGCACGTCTGCGGGGTAAGGAAGATCCTTTTTTGAAAATAGGTGAAGTAAACGACCGTACTATCAAGGGTGAAAGTGATGTAGTATGGAGCTTGAACGATATTAATTTTGAAGTTGAACAGGGCGATGCCGTTGGCATTATAGGCCGCAACGGAGCAGGTAAAAGTACCCTGCTTAAAATATTAAGCCGCGTTACCTCCCCTACTACGGGTTCGGTAAAGCTAAGGGGCAGGATAGCCAGTTTACTTGAAGTGGGCACAGGTTTTCACCCGGAACTGAGTGGCCGGGAAAACATTTATCTCAACGGCGCCATCCTGGGGATGCGTAAAGCCGAGATTAAACAGAAGTTTGATGAGATCGTGAACTTTTCGGGGGTTGAAAGGTATATTGATACTCCGGTTAAACGTTATTCTTCAGGGATGTATGTTCGTTTGGCCTTTGCAGTGGCCGCGCACCTTGAAAGCGAAATTTTGATAGTAGATGAAGTACTGGCAGTTGGCGATGCCGAATTTCAGAAAAAATGCCTCGGCAAAATGGGGCAGGTGAGCAAGAGCGAAGGGCGTACTGTTTTATTTGTAAGCCACAACATGGCTGCCGTTAAAACATTATGTAACCGGGGCATTGTTCTTGCGAACGGGCAGCTGATATATGAAAACAAACAGCTCGAAGCTGTTAGCTTTTATCAAACCAATAACAATACCCGGTCAACTTTTGAGCATCATGGCGATCTGAGCTCGGCACCGGGGAATGAAAATATTAGGATACTTAAATTTATCATCCGCCCGCTTACCGGCGACAGCATCTCCATTTCGACTGGTGTTAGCTTTGAGATGATCTTTTTTAATCAAAAAGCAGATATTAACCTCGATGCTACATTTGAATTAAAAAACAGCGATGAAATCCCGGTGTTTCATAACGGCGTACTTATATCAACCAATAACAATTCAAAAACCGGATTATATACCGTTAGGTGTACTATCCCGCCAAACCTGTTAAATGCCGGCAATTATTCATTTAAGTTAATTTTTGGTGAAAATCAACGTTACCTGTTATTCGGCGCCGATGATTTTATCGGGTTTGAGGTTGAAAATGAGAGCAAGGGAAGTAACAGCTCTTTAGCTCCGGGTGTAATTCACCCTAAACTTGATTTTACTGTTAGTTACCAGGCATAA
- a CDS encoding ABC transporter permease translates to MSEILPKNWDIEINAKSSLFDLKLREVWHYRDLLILLVRRDFVSFYKQTILGPVWFFVQPVITILFYTLIFGNLAGIPVDGLPKPLFYLAGTIIWNYFADCLNKTSTVFKDNAGILGKVYFPRLIMPLSIVLSNLIRFAVQVLLFIILYIIFVLKGEQIVPNIAALLLPLLIIMIASLGLGLGMIISAVTTKYRDIAFIVAFGVPLLMYATTVIYPLSVAQAKYPKYSWLIKFNPITAVIETFRYGCLGKGSFSWELLAYSIVSTVLILMAGIVIFNKVEKTFVDTV, encoded by the coding sequence ATGAGTGAGATACTCCCGAAAAACTGGGACATTGAAATAAATGCCAAAAGCAGCCTGTTTGACCTTAAACTCAGAGAAGTATGGCACTACCGAGACCTGCTCATATTACTTGTTCGGCGCGATTTCGTTTCTTTTTATAAACAAACAATTTTAGGGCCGGTGTGGTTTTTTGTTCAGCCTGTTATTACCATCCTGTTTTATACCCTGATATTTGGCAATTTGGCCGGTATCCCCGTTGATGGCTTGCCCAAACCACTCTTTTACCTGGCCGGTACCATCATCTGGAATTACTTTGCCGACTGTCTGAACAAAACCTCAACTGTTTTTAAAGATAATGCCGGTATACTGGGCAAGGTATATTTTCCAAGGCTTATTATGCCCTTAAGCATTGTGCTGTCAAACCTGATCCGTTTTGCGGTTCAGGTTTTACTTTTCATTATCTTGTACATTATTTTTGTTTTAAAGGGAGAACAGATCGTTCCCAATATAGCAGCCCTGCTGCTGCCGCTGCTTATTATTATGATAGCATCGCTGGGTTTGGGCCTGGGTATGATCATATCGGCAGTTACCACAAAATATAGGGACATCGCTTTTATAGTAGCCTTTGGCGTACCACTTTTAATGTACGCAACAACGGTTATATACCCTTTATCGGTAGCGCAGGCCAAATATCCCAAATACAGCTGGCTTATCAAGTTTAATCCCATTACGGCCGTAATTGAAACGTTCAGGTATGGCTGCCTGGGCAAGGGTAGCTTTAGCTGGGAGCTGTTAGCTTACAGCATCGTTAGCACTGTTTTAATACTAATGGCAGGCATAGTGATATTTAATAAGGTTGAAAAAACTTTTGTTGATACCGTATAA